The DNA segment CGGTGCCATCGGTGCCGGCACGGCCGCGGTCGGGGTCCGCGACCTCGACGACGGCGAGTCCGACGAGAACGGCGAGCGGATTCGGGAGACGCTGGTCGCCGCCGCCGAGGTCGTCTATCCGAGCGAACTCTCCGGCATCGAGACGTTCGTCGGGACGTTCCTCGATGGCCGTCTCGATCGGGAGGACCACGCCGCCGGTCTGCACGACGCCGTCGAGGAGCTCGACGATCTGGCCGCCGAGTGGTACGACGGCCGGTTCGCCACGCTCTCTCGGGAGGACCGCGACCGCCTCCTCCGGGAGGTCGGAGCACACACGGCCGAGGAGAATCCCGACGGCACGACCGCCCAGCGGGTTCGCTACTACGTGGTCAACGAGCTGCTGTTGGCGCTGTACTCCTCGCCGACCGGCGGCGAGCTGGCCGGCCTCGAGAACCCACAGGGTCACCCGGGCGGGATCGACTCCTACCGGCGGGGGCCGAGCGCGTGAGCGCCCGAACCCCCGTCGAGGCCGACGTCTGCGTGATCGGGGCCGGGCCGGCCGGCGCGCTGGTGGCCGATCGGCTCGCCGGCGCGGGCCACGGCGTCGTGATCCTCGACGCCGGTCCCCGGTTCGACGACGCCGACCGGATCGAGCGCATGGAACGAGCGATTCGCCCGGCGTACGACCGGCCGGACGTCTGGGAGATGGACGGCGAGCGCGACGCCCACTCGAACTCCGGCGAGCGATCCTACCCGCTGAACCACGCCCGCGTCAAGGGGATCGGCGGCTCGACGCTCCACTGGCAGGGGATGGTGATGCGGCTTCACGAGGCGGACTTCGAGACCCGGAGCCGGTACGGCGTCGGCGTCGACTGGCCGCTCTCCTACGACGACCTCCGGCCGTACTACGCCACAGCCGAGCGGGAACTCGGCGTCGCTGGCGCCGACGACAACCCGTTCGGCCCGCCCCGCGAGGAGCCGTTTCCCATGCCCGCGTTCGCGCCCTCCTACAGCGACGGGCTGTTCGCCGAGGCCTGCGAGGAACTCGAAATCGCGATGCACTCGGTCCCGAACGCCCGCAACTCCGAACCCTACGGCGATCGAGGTGCCTGTGTCGGCTACGGCACCTGCCAGCCCGTCTGTCCGTCGGGAGCGAAGTACGACGCCTCGGTCCACGTCCGGGCCGCCGAGCAGCGGGGCGCGACCGTGATCGATCGCGCCCCCGTCCAGCGCCTCGAACACGGCGCCGAGAGCATCGAGGCCGCGACCTACGCGACGCCCGACGGCGAGACCCACAGACAGGAGGCCGACGCGTTCGTGCTGGCCTGCGGCGGCGTCGAGACGCCTCGACTACTACTGCTCTCGG comes from the Halalkalicoccus sp. CG83 genome and includes:
- a CDS encoding gluconate 2-dehydrogenase subunit 3 family protein, giving the protein MELTRRDALVALGAVGAIGAIGAGTAAVGVRDLDDGESDENGERIRETLVAAAEVVYPSELSGIETFVGTFLDGRLDREDHAAGLHDAVEELDDLAAEWYDGRFATLSREDRDRLLREVGAHTAEENPDGTTAQRVRYYVVNELLLALYSSPTGGELAGLENPQGHPGGIDSYRRGPSA
- a CDS encoding GMC family oxidoreductase, which translates into the protein MSARTPVEADVCVIGAGPAGALVADRLAGAGHGVVILDAGPRFDDADRIERMERAIRPAYDRPDVWEMDGERDAHSNSGERSYPLNHARVKGIGGSTLHWQGMVMRLHEADFETRSRYGVGVDWPLSYDDLRPYYATAERELGVAGADDNPFGPPREEPFPMPAFAPSYSDGLFAEACEELEIAMHSVPNARNSEPYGDRGACVGYGTCQPVCPSGAKYDASVHVRAAEQRGATVIDRAPVQRLEHGAESIEAATYATPDGETHRQEADAFVLACGGVETPRLLLLSDSERYPDGLANSSGLVGRCFMDHPFAGMGGTIDEPTRQNHVGFLTSESHQFYDDADSEVGPFKLEFFNYAGPSPVETALGGDEWGDALLDRLRSEYGTHVGLGALVEQLPREESYVGLDPDRTDDHGNPVPEIHWDLDDRALRTLERANEVQRSILEEMGAEITWTVSPENAGPAFHHMGTTRMGEDPDESVVNPRLRTHDLSNCWIVGSSVFPTGGAVNPTLTIAALALRAAEAVDEAL